In Sporichthya polymorpha DSM 43042, a genomic segment contains:
- a CDS encoding DUF3037 domain-containing protein, with protein sequence MSGRVSFEYALLRVVPRVERGEFINGGVLLYCRARDYLAAETHLDVERLRVLDGRADVAAIERALATAADVCAGGSGAGPVAAEDLGKRFRWLTAPRSTVIQPGPVHTGLTLDPAADLARLMRSLVLPAPAAPDRP encoded by the coding sequence GTGAGCGGGCGGGTGAGCTTCGAGTACGCCCTGTTGCGGGTCGTGCCCCGCGTCGAACGCGGCGAGTTCATCAACGGCGGGGTGCTCTTGTACTGCCGGGCACGCGACTACCTGGCGGCGGAGACCCATCTCGACGTCGAACGCCTGCGGGTCCTGGACGGGCGCGCGGACGTCGCCGCGATCGAGCGCGCGCTGGCGACCGCGGCCGATGTGTGCGCGGGCGGTTCAGGGGCCGGTCCGGTCGCGGCCGAGGACCTCGGCAAGCGCTTCCGGTGGCTGACCGCACCGCGCAGCACCGTGATCCAGCCCGGACCGGTGCACACCGGTCTGACCCTCGACCCCGCCGCCGACCTCGCGCGGTTGATGCGCTCGCTCGTGCTCCCGGCCCCCGCCGCGCCGGATCGGCCCTGA
- a CDS encoding CoA transferase subunit A has protein sequence MDKTVASAAEAVADIGDGATLAVGGFGLCGVPAVLIDALHTQGTTNLHVASNNCGVGEMGLGKLLHAHRIARMTASYIGDNREFARQYLAGELEVELIPQGTLAERLRAAGVGIPAFYTPAGGGTLVETGGIPWRYDTEGHVVASSPPRPTAEFTVDGVTRTYVLEQAFFADFALVRAIKGDRHGNLVFHRAARNFNPVAAMAGRVAIAEVEELVEVGALDPDEVHLPGVFVHRVLPLTPEQAADKPIEKRTLRDLT, from the coding sequence ATGGACAAGACGGTCGCGTCGGCGGCGGAGGCGGTCGCGGACATCGGCGACGGCGCGACGCTCGCCGTCGGCGGGTTCGGGCTCTGCGGCGTCCCGGCGGTGCTGATCGACGCCCTGCACACGCAGGGGACGACGAACCTGCACGTCGCGTCGAACAACTGCGGCGTCGGGGAGATGGGGCTCGGCAAGCTCCTCCACGCGCACCGCATCGCGCGCATGACCGCCTCCTACATCGGGGACAACCGCGAGTTCGCGCGGCAGTACCTCGCCGGTGAGCTCGAGGTCGAACTGATCCCGCAGGGGACGCTCGCCGAACGCCTCCGCGCCGCCGGCGTGGGCATCCCGGCGTTCTACACCCCGGCCGGCGGCGGGACTCTGGTCGAGACCGGTGGCATCCCGTGGCGCTACGACACCGAGGGCCACGTCGTTGCTTCGTCGCCGCCGCGGCCGACGGCCGAGTTCACCGTCGACGGCGTGACGCGGACGTACGTGCTCGAGCAGGCCTTCTTCGCCGACTTCGCGCTGGTCCGGGCGATCAAGGGCGACCGGCACGGGAACCTCGTCTTCCACCGCGCGGCGCGGAACTTCAACCCGGTCGCGGCGATGGCCGGCCGGGTCGCGATCGCCGAGGTCGAGGAGCTCGTCGAGGTCGGGGCGCTGGACCCGGACGAGGTCCACCTGCCCGGCGTCTTCGTCCACCGCGTCCTGCCCCTGACACCGGAGCAGGCCGCGGACAAGCCGATCGAGAAGCGGACGCTCCGGGATTTGACCTGA